A stretch of Clostridium formicaceticum DNA encodes these proteins:
- a CDS encoding M23 family metallopeptidase: protein MAKFSEDKKKHIMGKSARESPSNEAPNDSKYDDVDIKYKKLKEDDLGNRVVEKVRSDKNLLKEVRSKAPYNRKPIEPRHKPKTKKIRGKKNRQKYFDERRKKIAENEAEYLAKESQHITNIVGQGIRGETSPLYDDIRETIRNEDRALYRQMYSHEKGLKYEKKAKQLKEKTEKKHLEVSSVEEKIKAKKVVRVGLHEEVQEGEEGQKVSKLKHGIYQKEVKLKQGERTVEQKLQYQSIHQPKQLIKRDLEKSEQMEGNEGVQVAHQAETVLKNKIMKPYIRDNYGFDKHHVKAKKLKHKANVASAKAEYNQALSESLLQSNPISRSMQRRNIKKRIYEEKGLYRSPLHRVKDFVVGSVKFIDPLYNVKQAYHVISTAIGAMGLLLKTIITTVVVFMIVIVPVVAIVSVFSIFFDFGENENVEIANMTLFWNEQLTDIRMELIEADQTESYAKSNYDPVDEVRISGSVDINMAQEQQRQVQVIGYITALLQDDLDRRSGETALKAAFDELYQVHQEYADEGWWETELVGYDNEGNAIYEDVWVEYWVLYLSLEQGDIDEYAISQLNQLNEEDRELALLQYEQYQEGLGYGQIGRNPLEETSDWRGLVSSLYGYRIMDNSKELHRGLDIAIPENTPLYAIADGTVIAVGSGSSTGNYVYYKIEVGREKYTVKYMHLNSSSVREGDVILKGQQIALSGNTGRSTGPHLHLEIEHNGKQCNPLFLIEYPVSD, encoded by the coding sequence ATGGCAAAATTCAGTGAAGATAAAAAGAAACATATTATGGGAAAAAGTGCAAGGGAATCCCCATCAAACGAAGCACCTAATGATAGCAAATATGATGATGTGGATATAAAGTACAAAAAGCTGAAAGAGGATGATTTAGGAAATCGGGTGGTGGAAAAAGTACGTTCTGACAAAAATCTTCTGAAAGAAGTTAGAAGCAAAGCACCTTATAATAGAAAACCGATTGAACCAAGGCATAAGCCAAAGACGAAGAAGATCAGGGGTAAAAAGAATAGGCAAAAATATTTTGACGAACGAAGAAAAAAAATAGCAGAGAATGAAGCAGAGTATTTAGCAAAGGAGTCCCAACACATTACAAATATCGTTGGGCAGGGCATTCGGGGTGAAACCAGTCCTTTATATGACGATATTAGAGAAACCATACGGAACGAAGATCGTGCCTTGTACAGACAGATGTACTCCCATGAGAAGGGCCTGAAATATGAAAAAAAGGCAAAGCAGTTAAAGGAAAAAACTGAAAAAAAACATCTCGAAGTTAGTTCGGTTGAGGAAAAAATTAAGGCAAAAAAAGTTGTTCGTGTAGGCTTGCATGAAGAAGTTCAGGAGGGCGAGGAAGGGCAAAAAGTATCAAAGCTGAAACATGGAATCTACCAGAAGGAAGTCAAACTGAAACAAGGTGAGCGGACGGTAGAACAGAAATTGCAATATCAATCCATCCATCAACCAAAGCAATTGATAAAAAGAGATTTAGAAAAAAGTGAACAGATGGAAGGTAACGAAGGGGTTCAGGTAGCACATCAGGCTGAAACTGTACTTAAAAATAAAATCATGAAGCCTTATATTCGTGATAATTATGGATTTGATAAGCACCATGTCAAAGCGAAAAAATTGAAGCATAAGGCTAATGTAGCCAGTGCCAAGGCCGAGTACAATCAAGCATTGTCTGAATCCCTGTTGCAATCGAATCCTATTTCAAGGAGTATGCAAAGGAGGAATATCAAGAAAAGAATTTACGAGGAAAAAGGATTATATCGATCGCCACTGCATAGGGTGAAAGATTTTGTTGTAGGTTCTGTAAAATTTATTGACCCACTGTATAATGTCAAACAGGCTTATCACGTTATCAGCACTGCAATAGGGGCTATGGGACTATTACTCAAAACGATCATTACTACTGTAGTGGTATTTATGATCGTAATTGTTCCCGTAGTTGCAATTGTCAGCGTGTTCAGTATCTTTTTTGATTTTGGTGAAAATGAGAATGTAGAAATTGCAAATATGACCCTATTCTGGAATGAGCAATTGACGGACATTCGTATGGAACTGATTGAAGCTGATCAAACGGAGTCCTATGCAAAATCAAATTATGACCCTGTGGATGAAGTACGAATATCCGGTTCAGTGGATATCAATATGGCACAGGAACAGCAGCGACAGGTACAGGTCATCGGATATATTACCGCATTGCTGCAAGATGACTTGGATAGAAGATCAGGGGAAACTGCACTGAAAGCCGCCTTTGATGAGTTGTACCAGGTACACCAGGAATATGCCGATGAGGGATGGTGGGAAACAGAGCTTGTAGGATATGACAATGAAGGCAACGCCATATATGAAGACGTATGGGTTGAATACTGGGTACTGTATTTATCTTTGGAGCAGGGGGATATAGACGAGTATGCCATCAGCCAACTCAATCAGCTTAACGAAGAAGATCGTGAGCTGGCCTTACTGCAATATGAGCAATACCAGGAGGGCTTAGGATATGGTCAGATAGGCAGAAATCCTTTAGAGGAAACTTCTGATTGGAGGGGTTTGGTATCCAGCTTGTACGGATACCGGATAATGGATAATTCCAAGGAGCTTCACAGGGGATTGGATATAGCCATTCCTGAAAATACGCCATTATATGCCATAGCAGACGGAACGGTAATAGCCGTAGGCAGTGGCAGTTCGACAGGGAATTATGTGTACTATAAAATCGAAGTTGGACGAGAGAAATATACAGTTAAGTACATGCACCTAAATTCTTCCAGTGTAAGAGAAGGGGATGTCATATTGAAGGGCCAACAGATAGCACTTTCGGGAAATACGGGGAGAAGCACAGGGCCACATCTGCACTTAGAGATTGAACATAATGGAAAACAGTGCAATCCCTTGTTTTTAATTGAATATCCTGTTTCTGATTGA